The sequence below is a genomic window from Arthrobacter sp. U41.
TCCAGGATCTCGTCGGCCTGCCGATTGCCAACGCCTCGCTGCTGGACGAAGCCACCGCCGTCGCCGAGGCCGTGCTGATGATGCGCCGGGCCAACAAGAACAAGACTGCCCACGACGGCAAGACCGTCCTCGACGCCGACTGCCTCCCGCAGACCATCGCGATCGTCAGGGGCCGCGCCGAGGCCCTCGGGTTCGAGGTTGAGGTCGCCGATCTCTCCAAGGGGCTGCCCGACGGCGTCATCAACGGCGTCGTGCTGCAGCAGCCGGGTGTTTCCGGCCGCGTGTGGGACCAGTCCGCCGTGATCGCCGACGCCAAGGAACGCGGCGCGCTGGTCACCGTGGCCGCGGACCTGCTGTCCCTGACCCTGATCACCCCTCCCGGCGAGCAGGGCGCCGACATCGCCGTCGGCTCCACCCAGCGCCTGGGTGTGCCGCTGTTCTTCGGTGGCCCGCACGCCGCCTACATGGCCGTTGCCAAGGGCCTCGAGCGGTCCATGCCCGGCCGCCTGGTCGGCGTTTCCAAGGACAACGCCGGCGTCCCGGCCTACCGCCTGGCACTGCAGACCCGCGAGCAGCACATCCGCCGCGAGAAGGCCACGTCCAACATCTGCACCGCGCAGGCCCTGCTGGCGATCGTGTCCTCCTTTTACGCCGTTTACCACGGCCCGGACGGACTGAAAGCCATCGCGGAGACCGTCCACGGCCACGCGAGGACCATCGCCGCCTCGCTGAAGGCTGCGGATCTGGACGTGCTGCACACCAGCTTCTTCGACACCGTCACCGTCTCGGTGCCGGGCAGGGCAGCGCAGATCATCGCCGCCGCGGAGGCCAGGGGCATCAACCTGCGCACCATCGACGCCGACACCGTCGGCATCTCCACCGATGAAGCCACGACGCCGTCCATCGTCGCCGAGGTCCTCGCAGCTTTCGGCGCCAAGGTGGCCGGGCCCGCCTCCGGCGCGGACACTGCCGTCGCGCTGGACGCCGCCGTCGAACGCACGTCCGACTACCTGCAGCACCCGGTGTTCAACACCCACCGCTCCGAGACCCAGCTGCTGCGTTACATCCGCCGCCTTTCGGACCGCGACCTCGCCCTGGACCGGACCATGATCCCGTTGGGCTCGTGCACGATGAAGCTCAACGCCACGGCCGAGATGGAGGCCATCTCCTGGCCGGAGTTCGCCTCCATCCACCCCTTCGCCCCCGAATCCCAGACCGCCGGCTGGCGTGAACTGATCGAGGACCTCGAAGCCCAGCTGACCGAGATCACCGGGTACGACCAGGTGTCCATCCAGCCGAACGCCGGATCCCAGGGCGAGCTCGCCGGGCTGCTGGCGATCCGCGGCTACCACCTCTCCCGCGGCGACGCCCAGCGGAACGTCTGCCTGATTCCGGCTTCCGCGCACGGCACCAACGCGGCCTCGGCTGTGCTGGCCGGCATGAAGGTCGTTGTTGTGGCCACCGCAGCGGACGGCACGATCGACCACGCGGACCTGCGGGCCAAGATCGAGCTGCACAAAGACGCGCTGTCCGCCATCATGATCACCTACCCGTCCACCCACGGCGTGTATGACGCCGACGTCCGCGAGGTTTGCGATTCCGTGCACGCCGCCGGCGGCCAGGTCTACGTCGACGGCGCCAACCTGAACGCCCTCGTCGGCCTGGCCCAGCCGGGCCAGTTCGGCGGCGACGTCTCGCACCTGAACCTGCACAAGACCTTCTGCATCCCGCACGGCGGCGGCGGACCCGGCGTGGGACCGGTCGCGGCCAAGGCCCACCTGGCACCCTTCATGCCGGGCGATGCCAACAACGCCGCTCCGTCCAACGGCGAAAGCGGCACCCCCATCTCCGCGTCGCGCTACGGCTCTGCCGGTGTGCTGCCGATCTCCTGGGCGTACGTGAAGCTCATGGGCGGCCAGGGACTGACCGAGGCCACCAAGTCCGCGCTGCTGGCGGCAAACTACATCGCCTCCCGCCTGAACGAGTTCTTCCCGGTGCTCTACACCGGCGAAGGGGGACTGGTGGCGCACGAATGCATCCTGGACCTGCGCGAACTGACAGCCAAGACCGGTGTCACCGCGGAGGACGTGGCCAAGCGCCTGATCGACTACGGCTTCCACGCCCCGACCCTGGCGTTCCCGGTGGCCGGAACCCTGATGGTTGAGCCGACCGAGTCCGAAGACCTTGGCGAGATTGACCGCTTCATCGATGCGATGATCTCCATCCGCGCCGAAATGGACCAGGTCGCCCATGGTGACTTCACCGTCGAGAACAGCCCGCTGCGCAACTCTCCGCACACCGCTGCCGCCGTCATCAGCACCGGCTGGACACGGGAGTACTCCCGCGAGCAGGCCGTCTTCCCGGTCCACCACCTCAGGCAGGACAAGTACTTCCCGCCGGTTGGCCGGATTGACGGCGCAGCCGGGGACCGCAACCTGATCTGCTCCTGCCCGCCTCTCGAAGCCTTCGAGGACCACACCGACGAGACTGCCCACTAAGGACTGCCAACAATGACTGAAAAATATACGGCCCTCCACGAAGAGCACAAGACACTCGGCGCCTCCTTCACGGACTTCGGCGGCTGGCAGATGCCGCTCAAATACAGCTCCGAACTGGCTGAGCACCACGCAGTCCGCAAGTCCGCGGGCCTCTACGACCTTTCCCACATGGGTGAAGTCTGGGTAACCGGCCCCGACGCCGCAGCCTTCCTGGACTACGCCCTGGTCGGCAAGATCTCCGCGATGGCGATTGGCAAGGCCAAGTACTCGCTGATCTGCAACGAGGACGGCGGCATTATCGATGACCTCATCACCTACCGGCATCCGGCAGGGGCCGACGGCACTGACAAGTTCCTCGTGGTTCCGAACGCCGGCAACGCCGAGGTTGTCGCCGCGGCCTTGGCCGAGCGCGCCGGCTCCGGTAAAGAGGGGGGCTTCGACGTCACCGTCGAGGACGCCTCGGCCGACACCTCGCTGATCGCCGTGCAGGGCCCCAAAGCGCAGGAGATCCTGCTGCGCCTGGTTCCGGCCGCGCAGCACGAGCTCGTCACCGGTCTGAAGTACTACGCCGCCGTTGACGTTCCCTTTATGTTCGGCGGCACCAGCAAGGAGCTGCTGCTGGCCCGCACCGGGTACACCGGT
It includes:
- the gcvT gene encoding glycine cleavage system aminomethyltransferase GcvT; its protein translation is MTEKYTALHEEHKTLGASFTDFGGWQMPLKYSSELAEHHAVRKSAGLYDLSHMGEVWVTGPDAAAFLDYALVGKISAMAIGKAKYSLICNEDGGIIDDLITYRHPAGADGTDKFLVVPNAGNAEVVAAALAERAGSGKEGGFDVTVEDASADTSLIAVQGPKAQEILLRLVPAAQHELVTGLKYYAAVDVPFMFGGTSKELLLARTGYTGEDGFEIFVSNDDAVALWQALVAIAEDGELTPAGLASRDSLRLEAGMPLYGNELSLDGDPFAAGLGPVVALSKEGDFVGKAALAAKKEAGAGSTTGRKLVGLKGLGRRAGRGHYPVLKDGSTVGEVTSGQPSPTLGYPVAMAYVDIEFTEPGTTLDIDLRGKAEPFEVVALPFYKREK
- the gcvP gene encoding aminomethyl-transferring glycine dehydrogenase yields the protein MEFLVTVTSASTSFVDRHIGARRQADVDAMLKAVGYDTVDALVDTAVPKDIRQDSPLKLTEALSEVEVLSELRALASKNKTAVQMIGQGYYDTLTPAVIRRNILEAPAWYTAYTPYQPEISQGRLEALLNFQTMVQDLVGLPIANASLLDEATAVAEAVLMMRRANKNKTAHDGKTVLDADCLPQTIAIVRGRAEALGFEVEVADLSKGLPDGVINGVVLQQPGVSGRVWDQSAVIADAKERGALVTVAADLLSLTLITPPGEQGADIAVGSTQRLGVPLFFGGPHAAYMAVAKGLERSMPGRLVGVSKDNAGVPAYRLALQTREQHIRREKATSNICTAQALLAIVSSFYAVYHGPDGLKAIAETVHGHARTIAASLKAADLDVLHTSFFDTVTVSVPGRAAQIIAAAEARGINLRTIDADTVGISTDEATTPSIVAEVLAAFGAKVAGPASGADTAVALDAAVERTSDYLQHPVFNTHRSETQLLRYIRRLSDRDLALDRTMIPLGSCTMKLNATAEMEAISWPEFASIHPFAPESQTAGWRELIEDLEAQLTEITGYDQVSIQPNAGSQGELAGLLAIRGYHLSRGDAQRNVCLIPASAHGTNAASAVLAGMKVVVVATAADGTIDHADLRAKIELHKDALSAIMITYPSTHGVYDADVREVCDSVHAAGGQVYVDGANLNALVGLAQPGQFGGDVSHLNLHKTFCIPHGGGGPGVGPVAAKAHLAPFMPGDANNAAPSNGESGTPISASRYGSAGVLPISWAYVKLMGGQGLTEATKSALLAANYIASRLNEFFPVLYTGEGGLVAHECILDLRELTAKTGVTAEDVAKRLIDYGFHAPTLAFPVAGTLMVEPTESEDLGEIDRFIDAMISIRAEMDQVAHGDFTVENSPLRNSPHTAAAVISTGWTREYSREQAVFPVHHLRQDKYFPPVGRIDGAAGDRNLICSCPPLEAFEDHTDETAH